The Nomascus leucogenys isolate Asia chromosome 16, Asia_NLE_v1, whole genome shotgun sequence genome includes a region encoding these proteins:
- the ARC gene encoding activity-regulated cytoskeleton-associated protein, which yields MELDQRTSGGLHAYPGPRGGQVAKPNVVLQIGKCRAEMLEHVRRTHRHLLAEVSKQVERELKGLHRSVGKLESNLDGYVPTSDSQRWKKSIKACLCRCQETIANLERWVKREMHVWREVFYRLERWADRLESTGGKYPVGSESARHTVSVGVGGPESYCHEADGYDYTVSPYAITPPPAAGELPGQEPAEAQQYQPWVPGEDGQPSPGVDTQIFEDPREFLSHLEEYLRQVGGSEEYWLSQIQNHMNGPAKKWWEFKQGSVKNWVEFKKEFLQYSEGTLSREAIQRELDLPQKQGEPLDQFLWRKRDLYQTLYVDADEEEIIQYVVGTLQPKLKRFLRHPLPKTLEQLIQRGMEVQDDLEQAAEPAGPHLPAEDEAEALTPAPNSESVASDPTQPE from the coding sequence ATGGAGCTGGACCAGCGGACGAGCGGCGGGCTCCACGCCTACCCCGGGCCGCGGGGCGGTCAGGTGGCCAAGCCCAACGTGGTCCTGCAGATCGGGAAGTGCCGGGCCGAGATGCTGGAGCACGTGCGGCGGACGCACCGGCACCTGCTGGCGGAGGTGTCCAAGCAGGTGGAGCGCGAGCTGAAGGGGCTGCACCGGTCGGTGGGGAAGCTGGAGAGCAACCTGGACGGCTACGTGCCCACGAGCGACTCGCAGCGCTGGAAGAAGTCCATCAAGGCCTGCCTGTGCCGCTGCCAGGAGACCATCGCCAACCTGGAGCGCTGGGTCAAGCGCGAGATGCACGTGTGGCGCGAGGTGTTCTACCGCCTGGAGCGCTGGGCCGACCGCCTGGAGTCCACCGGCGGCAAGTACCCGGTGGGCAGCGAGTCGGCCCGCCACACCGTTTCCGTGGGCGTGGGGGGTCCCGAGAGCTACTGCCACGAGGCGGACGGCTACGACTACACCGTCAGCCCCTACGCCATCACCCCGCCCCCAGCTGCTGGCGAGCTGCCCGGGCAGGAGCCCGCCGAGGCCCAGCAGTACCAGCCGTGGGTCCCCGGCGAGGACGGGCAGCCCAGCCCCGGCGTGGACACGCAGATCTTCGAAGACCCTCGAGAGTTCCTGAGTCACCTAGAGGAGTACTTGCGGCAGGTGGGCGGCTCTGAGGAGTACTGGCTGTCCCAGATCCAGAATCACATGAACGGGCCGGCCAAGAAGTGGTGGGAGTTCAAGCAGGGCTCCGTGAAGAACTGGGTGGAGTTCAAGAAGGAGTTCCTGCAGTACAGCGAGGGCACCCTGTCCCGAGAGGCCATCCAGCGCGAGCTGGACCTGCCGCAGAAGCAGGGCGAGCCGCTGGACCAGTTCCTGTGGCGCAAGCGGGACCTGTACCAGACGCTGTACGTGGACGCGGACGAGGAGGAGATCATCCAGTACGTGGTGGGCACCCTGCAGCCCAAGCTCAAGCGTTTCCTGCGCCACCCCCTGCCCAAGACCCTGGAGCAGCTCATCCAGAGGGGCATGGAGGTGCAGGATGACCTGGAGCAGGCGGCGGAGCCGGCCGGCCCCCACCTCCCGGCGGAGGATGAGGCGGAGGCCCTCACGCCCGCCCCCAACAGCGAGTCCGTGGCCAGTGACCCGACCCAGCCCGAGTAG